The following are encoded together in the Oryzias melastigma strain HK-1 linkage group LG17, ASM292280v2, whole genome shotgun sequence genome:
- the asph gene encoding aspartyl/asparaginyl beta-hydroxylase isoform X1 translates to MDGPASLVGSTTPPVVPILSAETVGDVTDASKVQAASKNGKRAESGSGGSSFFSWFIVLALLGVWTSVAVVYFDLVDYQGVLDKAKGLQINLSETLQGKLVAYDTDGDGDFDIEDAKVLLGLKGKTEDLSSETITADEPLDTAEQEPEPEPAKREIIEPDPEPVEDTEEVIEAAVAEEVPASHTEPESEASEEPEAEPEPEPETQTQLEPEAEPELEPLDYPEVIEEDPEVLEQEPPEEQEDAVEDSVSEVNPDEEEPAADREGQEMEEEQAEAAEEFADEAIRETAAEEVLEEEMASPDEAAEGVTEEVEEVPEEVEEVPEEVEEVPEEVEEVPEEVEEVPEEVEEVPEEVEEVPEEAEEVPEEVEEVPEEVEEVPEEAEEVPEEAVVDAAEDVPLPDETAEDEGEDTAPSAEAVTNAAPYEEPSEEPAGEAVENVHLEEEEALPAEASEVVEEEESAPEEAEANTASQPAEEFAEEEITSPEEAADVTAEEEEAVSETAALEQTFEEETPTDEGVEEAEDPEPKVSEEDSENHAEESEAIETEAKVEDKPTET, encoded by the exons ATGGATGGACCAGCGTCTCTGGTGGGGTCCACCACCCCTCCTGTTGTCCCAATACTTTCTGCAGAGACGGTGGGGGACGTGACAG ATGCCAGTAAAGTCCAGGCGGCCAGTAAGAACGGGAAGAGGGCGGAGTCTGGATCCGGCGGCAGCAGCTTCTTCTCCTGGTTCATCGTGCTGGCGCTTCTCGGCGTCTGGACCTCTGTGGCTGTGGTCTACTTTGACTTGGTGGACTATCAGGGAGTCCTAG ACAAGGCTAAAGGCTTACAGATTAACCTGTCTGAGACCCTGCAAG GAAAGCTGGTGGCCTACGACACCGACGGCGACGGTGATTTTGACATCGAGGATGCTAAAGTTCTGCTAG GGCTGAAAGGGAAGACAGAGGACCTCTCCTCAGAGACCATCACGGCTGATGAACCTTTGGACACGGCTGAGCAAGAACCCGAACCAGAACCAGCGAAGAGAG AAATCATTGAGCCAGACCCCGAGCCTGTGGAGGACACGGAGGAGGTGATAGAAGCAGCCGTAGCAGAAGAAGTCCCCGCCTCACACACAG AGCCTGAATCTGAAGCATCTGAAGAACCAGAGGCTGAACCAGAACCTGAACCGGAAACTCAAACTCAGCTTGAACCAGAAGCGGAACCTGAACTAGAACCTTTGGATTATCCTGAG GTGATTGAGGAGGATCCAGAGGTTCTGGAACAGGAGCCCCCAGAAGAGCAAGAAGATGCTGTTGAGGACTCTGTCTCTGAG GTTAATCCTGATGAAGAAGAGCCAGCAGCTGATCGGGAAGGTCAGGAAATGGAAGAAGAGCAGGCAGAAGCTGCAGAGGAGTTTGCTGATGAAGCCATCAGAGAAACAGCTGCTGAAGAAGTGTTGGAGGAGGAGATGGCTTCCCCAGATGAGGCTGCCGAGGGTGTGACGGAAGAGGTGGAGGAAGTTCCTGAAGAAGTGGAGGAAGTTCctgaggaggtggaggaagttcctgaggaggtggaggaagttcccgaggaggtggaggaagttcccgaggaggtggaggaagttcctgaggaggtggaggaagttCCTGAAGAGGCAGAGGAAGTTCctgaggaggtggaggaagttcctgaggaggtggaggaagttCCTGAAGAGGCGGAGGAAGTTCCTGAAGAGGCAGTAGTTGATGCTGCAGAAGATGTACCTCTTCCAGATGAGACCGCTGAAGATGAGGGGGAGGACACAGCTCCATCAGCGGAAGCCGTGACGAATGCAGCACCCTATGAGGAACCTTCAGAGGAGCCTGCTGGAGAAGCGGTTGAAAATGTGCATCTAGAAGAGGAGGAAGCTCTTCCAGCAGAAGCCAGTGAAGTGGTGGAAGAAGAAGAGTCTGCTCCAGAGGAGGCTGAGGCCAACACAGCATCTCAACCTGCCGAAGAGTTTGCTGAAGAAGAGATCACTTCTCCTGAAGAAGCTGCTGATGTCACagctgaagaggaggaggctgTTTCAGAAACGGCTGCTTTAGAGCAAACTTTTGAAGAAGAAACTCCCACAGATGAGGGAGTGGAGGAAGCAGAAGATCCAGAACCAAAAGTTTCAGAAGAAGACTCTGAGAATCACGCAGAAG
- the asph gene encoding aspartyl/asparaginyl beta-hydroxylase isoform X3 has product MDGPASLVGSTTPPVVPILSAETVGDVTDASKVQAASKNGKRAESGSGGSSFFSWFIVLALLGVWTSVAVVYFDLVDYQGVLGKLVAYDTDGDGDFDIEDAKVLLGLKGKTEDLSSETITADEPLDTAEQEPEPEPAKREIIEPDPEPVEDTEEVIEAAVAEEVPASHTEPESEASEEPEAEPEPEPETQTQLEPEAEPELEPLDYPEVIEEDPEVLEQEPPEEQEDAVEDSVSEVNPDEEEPAADREGQEMEEEQAEAAEEFADEAIRETAAEEVLEEEMASPDEAAEGVTEEVEEVPEEVEEVPEEVEEVPEEVEEVPEEVEEVPEEVEEVPEEVEEVPEEAEEVPEEVEEVPEEVEEVPEEAEEVPEEAVVDAAEDVPLPDETAEDEGEDTAPSAEAVTNAAPYEEPSEEPAGEAVENVHLEEEEALPAEASEVVEEEESAPEEAEANTASQPAEEFAEEEITSPEEAADVTAEEEEAVSETAALEQTFEEETPTDEGVEEAEDPEPKVSEEDSENHAEESEAIETEAKVEDKPTET; this is encoded by the exons ATGGATGGACCAGCGTCTCTGGTGGGGTCCACCACCCCTCCTGTTGTCCCAATACTTTCTGCAGAGACGGTGGGGGACGTGACAG ATGCCAGTAAAGTCCAGGCGGCCAGTAAGAACGGGAAGAGGGCGGAGTCTGGATCCGGCGGCAGCAGCTTCTTCTCCTGGTTCATCGTGCTGGCGCTTCTCGGCGTCTGGACCTCTGTGGCTGTGGTCTACTTTGACTTGGTGGACTATCAGGGAGTCCTAG GAAAGCTGGTGGCCTACGACACCGACGGCGACGGTGATTTTGACATCGAGGATGCTAAAGTTCTGCTAG GGCTGAAAGGGAAGACAGAGGACCTCTCCTCAGAGACCATCACGGCTGATGAACCTTTGGACACGGCTGAGCAAGAACCCGAACCAGAACCAGCGAAGAGAG AAATCATTGAGCCAGACCCCGAGCCTGTGGAGGACACGGAGGAGGTGATAGAAGCAGCCGTAGCAGAAGAAGTCCCCGCCTCACACACAG AGCCTGAATCTGAAGCATCTGAAGAACCAGAGGCTGAACCAGAACCTGAACCGGAAACTCAAACTCAGCTTGAACCAGAAGCGGAACCTGAACTAGAACCTTTGGATTATCCTGAG GTGATTGAGGAGGATCCAGAGGTTCTGGAACAGGAGCCCCCAGAAGAGCAAGAAGATGCTGTTGAGGACTCTGTCTCTGAG GTTAATCCTGATGAAGAAGAGCCAGCAGCTGATCGGGAAGGTCAGGAAATGGAAGAAGAGCAGGCAGAAGCTGCAGAGGAGTTTGCTGATGAAGCCATCAGAGAAACAGCTGCTGAAGAAGTGTTGGAGGAGGAGATGGCTTCCCCAGATGAGGCTGCCGAGGGTGTGACGGAAGAGGTGGAGGAAGTTCCTGAAGAAGTGGAGGAAGTTCctgaggaggtggaggaagttcctgaggaggtggaggaagttcccgaggaggtggaggaagttcccgaggaggtggaggaagttcctgaggaggtggaggaagttCCTGAAGAGGCAGAGGAAGTTCctgaggaggtggaggaagttcctgaggaggtggaggaagttCCTGAAGAGGCGGAGGAAGTTCCTGAAGAGGCAGTAGTTGATGCTGCAGAAGATGTACCTCTTCCAGATGAGACCGCTGAAGATGAGGGGGAGGACACAGCTCCATCAGCGGAAGCCGTGACGAATGCAGCACCCTATGAGGAACCTTCAGAGGAGCCTGCTGGAGAAGCGGTTGAAAATGTGCATCTAGAAGAGGAGGAAGCTCTTCCAGCAGAAGCCAGTGAAGTGGTGGAAGAAGAAGAGTCTGCTCCAGAGGAGGCTGAGGCCAACACAGCATCTCAACCTGCCGAAGAGTTTGCTGAAGAAGAGATCACTTCTCCTGAAGAAGCTGCTGATGTCACagctgaagaggaggaggctgTTTCAGAAACGGCTGCTTTAGAGCAAACTTTTGAAGAAGAAACTCCCACAGATGAGGGAGTGGAGGAAGCAGAAGATCCAGAACCAAAAGTTTCAGAAGAAGACTCTGAGAATCACGCAGAAG
- the asph gene encoding aspartyl/asparaginyl beta-hydroxylase isoform X5, whose translation MEASEAHGDASKVQAASKNGKRAESGSGGSSFFSWFIVLALLGVWTSVAVVYFDLVDYQGVLDKAKGLQINLSETLQGKLVAYDTDGDGDFDIEDAKVLLGLKGKTEDLSSETITADEPLDTAEQEPEPEPAKREIIEPDPEPVEDTEEVIEAAVAEEVPASHTEPESEASEEPEAEPEPEPETQTQLEPEAEPELEPLDYPEVIEEDPEVLEQEPPEEQEDAVEDSVSEVNPDEEEPAADREGQEMEEEQAEAAEEFADEAIRETAAEEVLEEEMASPDEAAEGVTEEVEEVPEEVEEVPEEVEEVPEEVEEVPEEVEEVPEEVEEVPEEVEEVPEEAEEVPEEVEEVPEEVEEVPEEAEEVPEEAVVDAAEDVPLPDETAEDEGEDTAPSAEAVTNAAPYEEPSEEPAGEAVENVHLEEEEALPAEASEVVEEEESAPEEAEANTASQPAEEFAEEEITSPEEAADVTAEEEEAVSETAALEQTFEEETPTDEGVEEAEDPEPKVSEEDSENHAEESEAIETEAKVEDKPTET comes from the exons ATGGAGGCGTCAGAAGCACACGGCG ATGCCAGTAAAGTCCAGGCGGCCAGTAAGAACGGGAAGAGGGCGGAGTCTGGATCCGGCGGCAGCAGCTTCTTCTCCTGGTTCATCGTGCTGGCGCTTCTCGGCGTCTGGACCTCTGTGGCTGTGGTCTACTTTGACTTGGTGGACTATCAGGGAGTCCTAG ACAAGGCTAAAGGCTTACAGATTAACCTGTCTGAGACCCTGCAAG GAAAGCTGGTGGCCTACGACACCGACGGCGACGGTGATTTTGACATCGAGGATGCTAAAGTTCTGCTAG GGCTGAAAGGGAAGACAGAGGACCTCTCCTCAGAGACCATCACGGCTGATGAACCTTTGGACACGGCTGAGCAAGAACCCGAACCAGAACCAGCGAAGAGAG AAATCATTGAGCCAGACCCCGAGCCTGTGGAGGACACGGAGGAGGTGATAGAAGCAGCCGTAGCAGAAGAAGTCCCCGCCTCACACACAG AGCCTGAATCTGAAGCATCTGAAGAACCAGAGGCTGAACCAGAACCTGAACCGGAAACTCAAACTCAGCTTGAACCAGAAGCGGAACCTGAACTAGAACCTTTGGATTATCCTGAG GTGATTGAGGAGGATCCAGAGGTTCTGGAACAGGAGCCCCCAGAAGAGCAAGAAGATGCTGTTGAGGACTCTGTCTCTGAG GTTAATCCTGATGAAGAAGAGCCAGCAGCTGATCGGGAAGGTCAGGAAATGGAAGAAGAGCAGGCAGAAGCTGCAGAGGAGTTTGCTGATGAAGCCATCAGAGAAACAGCTGCTGAAGAAGTGTTGGAGGAGGAGATGGCTTCCCCAGATGAGGCTGCCGAGGGTGTGACGGAAGAGGTGGAGGAAGTTCCTGAAGAAGTGGAGGAAGTTCctgaggaggtggaggaagttcctgaggaggtggaggaagttcccgaggaggtggaggaagttcccgaggaggtggaggaagttcctgaggaggtggaggaagttCCTGAAGAGGCAGAGGAAGTTCctgaggaggtggaggaagttcctgaggaggtggaggaagttCCTGAAGAGGCGGAGGAAGTTCCTGAAGAGGCAGTAGTTGATGCTGCAGAAGATGTACCTCTTCCAGATGAGACCGCTGAAGATGAGGGGGAGGACACAGCTCCATCAGCGGAAGCCGTGACGAATGCAGCACCCTATGAGGAACCTTCAGAGGAGCCTGCTGGAGAAGCGGTTGAAAATGTGCATCTAGAAGAGGAGGAAGCTCTTCCAGCAGAAGCCAGTGAAGTGGTGGAAGAAGAAGAGTCTGCTCCAGAGGAGGCTGAGGCCAACACAGCATCTCAACCTGCCGAAGAGTTTGCTGAAGAAGAGATCACTTCTCCTGAAGAAGCTGCTGATGTCACagctgaagaggaggaggctgTTTCAGAAACGGCTGCTTTAGAGCAAACTTTTGAAGAAGAAACTCCCACAGATGAGGGAGTGGAGGAAGCAGAAGATCCAGAACCAAAAGTTTCAGAAGAAGACTCTGAGAATCACGCAGAAG
- the asph gene encoding aspartyl/asparaginyl beta-hydroxylase isoform X4, whose protein sequence is MDGPASLVGSTTPPVVPILSAETVGDVTDASKVQAASKNGKRAESGSGGSSFFSWFIVLALLGVWTSVAVVYFDLVDYQGVLDKAKGLQINLSETLQGKLVAYDTDGDGDFDIEDAKVLLGLKGKTEDLSSETITADEPLDTAEQEPEPEPAKREIIEPDPEPVEDTEEVIEAAVAEEVPASHTEPESEASEEPEAEPEPEPETQTQLEPEAEPELEPLDYPEVIEEDPEVLEQEPPEEQEDAVEDSVSEVNPDEEEPAADREGQEMEEEQAEAAEEFADEAIRETAAEEVLEEEMASPDEAAEGVTEEVEEVPEEVEEVPEEVEEVPEEVEEVPEEVEEVPEEVEEVPEEVEEVPEEEVPEEAEEVPEEAVVDAAEDVPLPDETAEDEGEDTAPSAEAVTNAAPYEEPSEEPAGEAVENVHLEEEEALPAEASEVVEEEESAPEEAEANTASQPAEEFAEEEITSPEEAADVTAEEEEAVSETAALEQTFEEETPTDEGVEEAEDPEPKVSEEDSENHAEESEAIETEAKVEDKPTET, encoded by the exons ATGGATGGACCAGCGTCTCTGGTGGGGTCCACCACCCCTCCTGTTGTCCCAATACTTTCTGCAGAGACGGTGGGGGACGTGACAG ATGCCAGTAAAGTCCAGGCGGCCAGTAAGAACGGGAAGAGGGCGGAGTCTGGATCCGGCGGCAGCAGCTTCTTCTCCTGGTTCATCGTGCTGGCGCTTCTCGGCGTCTGGACCTCTGTGGCTGTGGTCTACTTTGACTTGGTGGACTATCAGGGAGTCCTAG ACAAGGCTAAAGGCTTACAGATTAACCTGTCTGAGACCCTGCAAG GAAAGCTGGTGGCCTACGACACCGACGGCGACGGTGATTTTGACATCGAGGATGCTAAAGTTCTGCTAG GGCTGAAAGGGAAGACAGAGGACCTCTCCTCAGAGACCATCACGGCTGATGAACCTTTGGACACGGCTGAGCAAGAACCCGAACCAGAACCAGCGAAGAGAG AAATCATTGAGCCAGACCCCGAGCCTGTGGAGGACACGGAGGAGGTGATAGAAGCAGCCGTAGCAGAAGAAGTCCCCGCCTCACACACAG AGCCTGAATCTGAAGCATCTGAAGAACCAGAGGCTGAACCAGAACCTGAACCGGAAACTCAAACTCAGCTTGAACCAGAAGCGGAACCTGAACTAGAACCTTTGGATTATCCTGAG GTGATTGAGGAGGATCCAGAGGTTCTGGAACAGGAGCCCCCAGAAGAGCAAGAAGATGCTGTTGAGGACTCTGTCTCTGAG GTTAATCCTGATGAAGAAGAGCCAGCAGCTGATCGGGAAGGTCAGGAAATGGAAGAAGAGCAGGCAGAAGCTGCAGAGGAGTTTGCTGATGAAGCCATCAGAGAAACAGCTGCTGAAGAAGTGTTGGAGGAGGAGATGGCTTCCCCAGATGAGGCTGCCGAGGGTGTGACGGAAGAGGTGGAGGAAGTTCCTGAAGAAGTGGAGGAAGTTCctgaggaggtggaggaagttcctgaggaggtggaggaagttcccgaggaggtggaggaagttcccgaggaggtggaggaagttcctgaggaggtggaggaagttCCTGAAGAG gaagttCCTGAAGAGGCGGAGGAAGTTCCTGAAGAGGCAGTAGTTGATGCTGCAGAAGATGTACCTCTTCCAGATGAGACCGCTGAAGATGAGGGGGAGGACACAGCTCCATCAGCGGAAGCCGTGACGAATGCAGCACCCTATGAGGAACCTTCAGAGGAGCCTGCTGGAGAAGCGGTTGAAAATGTGCATCTAGAAGAGGAGGAAGCTCTTCCAGCAGAAGCCAGTGAAGTGGTGGAAGAAGAAGAGTCTGCTCCAGAGGAGGCTGAGGCCAACACAGCATCTCAACCTGCCGAAGAGTTTGCTGAAGAAGAGATCACTTCTCCTGAAGAAGCTGCTGATGTCACagctgaagaggaggaggctgTTTCAGAAACGGCTGCTTTAGAGCAAACTTTTGAAGAAGAAACTCCCACAGATGAGGGAGTGGAGGAAGCAGAAGATCCAGAACCAAAAGTTTCAGAAGAAGACTCTGAGAATCACGCAGAAG
- the asph gene encoding aspartyl/asparaginyl beta-hydroxylase isoform X2 yields MAPKKSANKSHKPKDASKVQAASKNGKRAESGSGGSSFFSWFIVLALLGVWTSVAVVYFDLVDYQGVLDKAKGLQINLSETLQGKLVAYDTDGDGDFDIEDAKVLLGLKGKTEDLSSETITADEPLDTAEQEPEPEPAKREIIEPDPEPVEDTEEVIEAAVAEEVPASHTEPESEASEEPEAEPEPEPETQTQLEPEAEPELEPLDYPEVIEEDPEVLEQEPPEEQEDAVEDSVSEVNPDEEEPAADREGQEMEEEQAEAAEEFADEAIRETAAEEVLEEEMASPDEAAEGVTEEVEEVPEEVEEVPEEVEEVPEEVEEVPEEVEEVPEEVEEVPEEVEEVPEEAEEVPEEVEEVPEEVEEVPEEAEEVPEEAVVDAAEDVPLPDETAEDEGEDTAPSAEAVTNAAPYEEPSEEPAGEAVENVHLEEEEALPAEASEVVEEEESAPEEAEANTASQPAEEFAEEEITSPEEAADVTAEEEEAVSETAALEQTFEEETPTDEGVEEAEDPEPKVSEEDSENHAEESEAIETEAKVEDKPTET; encoded by the exons ATGGCTCCGAAGAAAAGCGCCAACAAAAGCCACAAGCCTAAAG ATGCCAGTAAAGTCCAGGCGGCCAGTAAGAACGGGAAGAGGGCGGAGTCTGGATCCGGCGGCAGCAGCTTCTTCTCCTGGTTCATCGTGCTGGCGCTTCTCGGCGTCTGGACCTCTGTGGCTGTGGTCTACTTTGACTTGGTGGACTATCAGGGAGTCCTAG ACAAGGCTAAAGGCTTACAGATTAACCTGTCTGAGACCCTGCAAG GAAAGCTGGTGGCCTACGACACCGACGGCGACGGTGATTTTGACATCGAGGATGCTAAAGTTCTGCTAG GGCTGAAAGGGAAGACAGAGGACCTCTCCTCAGAGACCATCACGGCTGATGAACCTTTGGACACGGCTGAGCAAGAACCCGAACCAGAACCAGCGAAGAGAG AAATCATTGAGCCAGACCCCGAGCCTGTGGAGGACACGGAGGAGGTGATAGAAGCAGCCGTAGCAGAAGAAGTCCCCGCCTCACACACAG AGCCTGAATCTGAAGCATCTGAAGAACCAGAGGCTGAACCAGAACCTGAACCGGAAACTCAAACTCAGCTTGAACCAGAAGCGGAACCTGAACTAGAACCTTTGGATTATCCTGAG GTGATTGAGGAGGATCCAGAGGTTCTGGAACAGGAGCCCCCAGAAGAGCAAGAAGATGCTGTTGAGGACTCTGTCTCTGAG GTTAATCCTGATGAAGAAGAGCCAGCAGCTGATCGGGAAGGTCAGGAAATGGAAGAAGAGCAGGCAGAAGCTGCAGAGGAGTTTGCTGATGAAGCCATCAGAGAAACAGCTGCTGAAGAAGTGTTGGAGGAGGAGATGGCTTCCCCAGATGAGGCTGCCGAGGGTGTGACGGAAGAGGTGGAGGAAGTTCCTGAAGAAGTGGAGGAAGTTCctgaggaggtggaggaagttcctgaggaggtggaggaagttcccgaggaggtggaggaagttcccgaggaggtggaggaagttcctgaggaggtggaggaagttCCTGAAGAGGCAGAGGAAGTTCctgaggaggtggaggaagttcctgaggaggtggaggaagttCCTGAAGAGGCGGAGGAAGTTCCTGAAGAGGCAGTAGTTGATGCTGCAGAAGATGTACCTCTTCCAGATGAGACCGCTGAAGATGAGGGGGAGGACACAGCTCCATCAGCGGAAGCCGTGACGAATGCAGCACCCTATGAGGAACCTTCAGAGGAGCCTGCTGGAGAAGCGGTTGAAAATGTGCATCTAGAAGAGGAGGAAGCTCTTCCAGCAGAAGCCAGTGAAGTGGTGGAAGAAGAAGAGTCTGCTCCAGAGGAGGCTGAGGCCAACACAGCATCTCAACCTGCCGAAGAGTTTGCTGAAGAAGAGATCACTTCTCCTGAAGAAGCTGCTGATGTCACagctgaagaggaggaggctgTTTCAGAAACGGCTGCTTTAGAGCAAACTTTTGAAGAAGAAACTCCCACAGATGAGGGAGTGGAGGAAGCAGAAGATCCAGAACCAAAAGTTTCAGAAGAAGACTCTGAGAATCACGCAGAAG